Within Candidatus Neomarinimicrobiota bacterium, the genomic segment GTCTACGCTCTACAAGCTTCGCCGCACAGGCAGAGCGCGCAGAGCGTTGCATTGAGCCTGTCGAAATGACGCGGAGTGTTGATATATATGGATTTAGGAGTATTCACTATATGTGGTTGTATTTAATGGTTTTAGGGCACATTTCATGAATTCTCAGATACTTCTAGCGGTTTCGTCAATTCTTATCTTTTTTGTTTTTTTTTCAGTATCAACTTTATAGTGAAATATTGCTTGCCGATTCGCATAACCTCTTGAGAATTATTTAACTGATTATTCTTCCAAAACCAGACTGAAAGCCGTGGTCAGTTTCAATACATTTTTGCTTTCCCTTTCTAGATTGGTCGCCAGTTTACTGGCAATATTCTCCATCACTTTTAAACCAATAGCGGGGTTCTTTGCACAAACCTTTTGAAACGTTTCTTTTTCCATGACTACGATCTCACAATCTGTAGAAGCGGTTACACTGGCTGTGCGCAGAGAATGTTCCATTAACAGAGCCATTTCGCCAAAGAAGGGCCGATGTTCGTCAGTCAAAGTAATAAAGGTTTTGTCTTTTGTATCTGACTCATCGTCTCCCAGAAGCGTCAATTTTTTACTAATGGTTACGGTTCCCTTGATCAGAATGACCAGGGTGTTTCCGGTTTTGCCCTCTTGCATTATCGGGTCACCAATCGCATAGGATACCTGGTGCGTGGCCGCCCGAAAAACGGCGATCTCTTCCTCTTTAAGTCCAGTAAAAAGCGGACATGTGATCAGTTTTGGTATATAAGGCATAGGCGACTCAGTGTTTGGTTATTCATTTATTTGACAAATTTTTTAAAGCCTCTTTCACAGGGCTTGCCGTGAGTGCAGAGGAATTTGTTTAGCCTGTTTTGTTGTCATTTTCTTTGCGACCTTCGCGTTTTTTGCGATTAGAAAACCTTCCGGGTTAACATACAGGATTATTTAAGTAATATCATTTGTTCGCCGGATTTGATGATGTAATCCTTTTCCGGGTTGATCCGAACCTTGATTTTTTGCTCTTCGTTCTGTCCGCGACCAGCTGCTTTTAATTTGGCGGCAATGAACTGATCCAGATAATCACCCGAATCGGCACTCAAAAAATCACCAATTCCGGCGCTTGTCTCTTCCTGATAGACCCCCAAAATAGCTGTATCATATTCCTCATAAGCTTCGGCAAATAATTTATGGTATGGTTTTCCGATAAGATGTTCCGGCACTGGTTTCGTCAACAGACGAGCCTGGTCTGTGTTGAGCATTTCAGATAAAAAAGCCGGAATTCCCGGATTATGCAACTGACTGGCACCCATGAAGGGACCAAACTCATCAGCGATGATAATGCCGTCAGCCTTGGCTCGGCGCAGCTTGGCTCTGTTTTCATAATGGAGGATGTAGGCGTACACCCTGGCTTTGGGAGCCAGGGTCTTGATCGAATAGGTTGCCAAAGCAGTCTTTTCATCCGCTTCAGCTTTACCTGACTTTATCAGATTCGGCAGTATTAATACCGCTTTGGCTTTAGATACGCTGGCCTTGGCCAAAATCTGATCCTGGGTGAAATCACCTCTCACAAATCCCAGGTGACTGGCATTCAATTTACCCCGCCACGCATCGATCTCTTCTTCTGAAAGTTCATTCACCAGCACAATGGGTGTCTGGTCTTTATTATCCTGTTTCAGGAGTGACTCCAACAGCTCATCTGCCAGATCATTCCAGCCGCAGATGATATAATGATCAGTATAATTAATTTTTTCCAAACCTTTACCCTCTCTGATTTTGCGGGCTACAAAAATGGATGAGATCGTAGCCGTAAAGAATGAGATCAATGCCATGGAAAAGAACATCATGATCGAGGCCGCAATCCGGGCGGCTGGAGTGGTCGGTGTAAGGTCACCAAATCCAACTGTCGTCATGGTTACCCAGGCCCAGTAAAAAGCCTCAAATATTGTGGTAATGCTCCGCCCCTCTGAGGTATAGTCCAGGAGAAAGACCGTGATTGCACCAATGAACATTATGATCCAAAGTATAATGATCAGGTCGAGGACACCCTCATCGCGAAGGCGCTTTATCCACGTAAGCATTGTTCTGATGATCTTCATTGGCGCTAAACTAAGGCAAAAGGGGGAATGTTGAAGATATTTGTTAAAACGGAGTAAAGACATCCCATCCGATAGGCTTTGGGATATTTCTTGTGTGGGTTATTATTGTATAATTATTAGGACAAGGAGCTATCCGGGTTGACTACCGCTCAAAAAGTGTCGAATTGGTGTATCAAAACCTGTCTGGGAGAAACGCCAGAAGCCATTTTATCTTTTTCAAAACGAAGGGTCTGGATTAGGAATCGCTTGCGCCACTTACTCTTCAACTATCTTCTGGTCAAACGAGCCTATCGCTACTTAGAACAATATGTAACCCTGTTTTCTGATTTCGATGCTGTTTTCCCTATACGCCAACAAGTATTGCGCTACTACTATGAAGCTGATTATACCCGGGTGATATCACTTCTTGAACAACACCGGGCACATCTTTCGTCTCGCTTTGTTGTTGAGTACCTGGCCCTGGCTTATTTTATGAAAAACCAGAATGCCGAGGCGTTAAAAACATTGTCTGCTTCCAGTTCATCATCACACTTGAACGGATTGAAAGAACGAATCCAGGCTGTAGATTATTTTAATGCTCAAAACAATCCTTCCCGACAGCGAATCGCACATGTGGCCTGGCATTATTTAGCTGATCATTCAGGAAACGCGGGTGATAAACTGCTCCCGGAAACGGTTCAAAAGGTAATTCGGTTTGATAAACCAGATCTGGTCTTTGATAGATATCATGTGCACCAGCATATCGATCAAAAGCAAGTTGATCTGCTTAATGAATACGCTGGAATTGTAATCGGTGGCGGTGGTTTGGTATATCCCGCCAGCGCCCCGTCCTTTCAGTCGGGTTGGCAATGGAACATCTCACTGGAGAATTTGAAGGCCTTAAAGGTGCCAATTGCCTTCTTCGCCGTTGGTTACAATTCCTTTCGCGATAAGGTGCCCGGTTCCAGAAAAATGATTGAGCACTTAACGCTCTGTGCCGAAAAATCAAATTATTTAGGTTTCAGACACCTCAGTGATGTTAGGATCGTCCAGACATTTCTACCTGAGGCTCTAACCAATAAAATCAGGTATCAACCCTGTCCGACGACCCTCTTGAAACATCTGTATCCAACAATCACAAAACAGGGAAAAGAGCCTTTCATCTCGCTGAATTTCGCTTACGACCGTTTTGATGAACGCTTCAAAGGGTACTATAAAAATATTTTGGGCGCCATGGCAAAAGTCATTCAGCGATTAAGTCCAACTATTGAATTCATGTACTATGCTCACAGCCCTGGAGATAAAATATTTGTTAAACATTTGAAAAGGGCTTACGACATTAACATGCCTTGTTTGGAGATGTATACCCTAACCCCTGAGGAAATCATCAAAGCGTACCGCACGCCTTACCTTTCATTAGGAATGCGCGGACATGCCGGACTCATTCCATTCGGAGCTGGAACAATTCCTCTGGGGCTGGTGGCTCACCGAAAAGTCAGTGCTTTTTTTGAGGATATTGAAAAACCTGATCTCGCACTGGATATTCACGCCCATAACTTTGCAAACGTGCTTGAACAAAAGATTCGAGAAAGCCTTGAAAAGCGTTTATCCCTTGAAGAAGCATTGTTGGAAAAACAACATCAGATGTGGAAGCTCACCAGGCAAAATGTTGCGCAATTAAATTTTTAGTTTCTCTCTGAAGCCTGGTCAATCACAACCCTGGCTGGTAATATTAATAATTTTTGATTCTGTCAAACTTAACTGGTGACCTTCTCTGTCATGTATTCTATATTGAATCAACCAAAGGAGAACCATACCATGAAAAAACATCTAGGTTTATTATTGTCCATCATCATCATTGGAATCGGAACTGGGTTATTATTACCCCAAACGGCAGACGCCCATTGTCAGATTCCCTGTGGAATCTATGATGATCACGCCCGTGTTCAAGCCATGCTTGAAGATGCTGCCACAGTAGAAAAGTCTGCTCGACTAATTGGTGAATTGGCCGGTAAGACTGATGCCCAATCTCAAAACCAGATGGTGCGTTGGGTTATGAATAAGGAAGACCACGCTCAACAGGTTATCACAACCATTAGTGATTACTTTCTGACCCAACGGGTAAAACCAAAGCAAAAAGACTATACAAAACGGCTCAAGAGACACCATGCTGTGATCCTGGCGGCCATGCAGGCTAAACAAAATGCCGATGTTAAATATGCCCATAATTTGACGAAAGCCATTGAAGCGCTGACTGAGTATTATCCCGAGCACAAGCATTAGACTTGGGAATGGAGTTCTCTGGGATAGCGATAGAGAATTCGTGCTCAAATTATTATCCATTTGAATGACCAGAACTGTCCTCAGGAAATTACATCAATCCAAAATGAGGACGATCCACATGTATATACGCAGCATTTTAATATCCAGTTTAATGCTAGGCACAATTTGGGGACAGACCATGATATCTGGATCCATAAGT encodes:
- a CDS encoding cyclic nucleotide-binding domain-containing protein, with translation MPYIPKLITCPLFTGLKEEEIAVFRAATHQVSYAIGDPIMQEGKTGNTLVILIKGTVTISKKLTLLGDDESDTKDKTFITLTDEHRPFFGEMALLMEHSLRTASVTASTDCEIVVMEKETFQKVCAKNPAIGLKVMENIASKLATNLERESKNVLKLTTAFSLVLEE
- a CDS encoding NAD-binding protein, with product MSLLRFNKYLQHSPFCLSLAPMKIIRTMLTWIKRLRDEGVLDLIIILWIIMFIGAITVFLLDYTSEGRSITTIFEAFYWAWVTMTTVGFGDLTPTTPAARIAASIMMFFSMALISFFTATISSIFVARKIREGKGLEKINYTDHYIICGWNDLADELLESLLKQDNKDQTPIVLVNELSEEEIDAWRGKLNASHLGFVRGDFTQDQILAKASVSKAKAVLILPNLIKSGKAEADEKTALATYSIKTLAPKARVYAYILHYENRAKLRRAKADGIIIADEFGPFMGASQLHNPGIPAFLSEMLNTDQARLLTKPVPEHLIGKPYHKLFAEAYEEYDTAILGVYQEETSAGIGDFLSADSGDYLDQFIAAKLKAAGRGQNEEQKIKVRINPEKDYIIKSGEQMILLK
- a CDS encoding polysaccharide pyruvyl transferase family protein, with translation MRHLLFNYLLVKRAYRYLEQYVTLFSDFDAVFPIRQQVLRYYYEADYTRVISLLEQHRAHLSSRFVVEYLALAYFMKNQNAEALKTLSASSSSSHLNGLKERIQAVDYFNAQNNPSRQRIAHVAWHYLADHSGNAGDKLLPETVQKVIRFDKPDLVFDRYHVHQHIDQKQVDLLNEYAGIVIGGGGLVYPASAPSFQSGWQWNISLENLKALKVPIAFFAVGYNSFRDKVPGSRKMIEHLTLCAEKSNYLGFRHLSDVRIVQTFLPEALTNKIRYQPCPTTLLKHLYPTITKQGKEPFISLNFAYDRFDERFKGYYKNILGAMAKVIQRLSPTIEFMYYAHSPGDKIFVKHLKRAYDINMPCLEMYTLTPEEIIKAYRTPYLSLGMRGHAGLIPFGAGTIPLGLVAHRKVSAFFEDIEKPDLALDIHAHNFANVLEQKIRESLEKRLSLEEALLEKQHQMWKLTRQNVAQLNF
- a CDS encoding superoxide dismutase, Ni; this translates as MKKHLGLLLSIIIIGIGTGLLLPQTADAHCQIPCGIYDDHARVQAMLEDAATVEKSARLIGELAGKTDAQSQNQMVRWVMNKEDHAQQVITTISDYFLTQRVKPKQKDYTKRLKRHHAVILAAMQAKQNADVKYAHNLTKAIEALTEYYPEHKH